One segment of Dioscorea cayenensis subsp. rotundata cultivar TDr96_F1 unplaced genomic scaffold, TDr96_F1_v2_PseudoChromosome.rev07_lg8_w22 25.fasta BLBR01000223.1, whole genome shotgun sequence DNA contains the following:
- the LOC120253851 gene encoding pentatricopeptide repeat-containing protein At4g31850, chloroplastic, translating to MPDPEQALDFFETIAKQSKIIHTTESFNYMLEFLRKHGRVGDMVHVFDLMQKQIVKRSAATFLTIFKGLGVQGGLRSAPFALSRMSKEGFVLNAFSYNGLIHFLLQSGFAREALEVYKRMVSEGITPSLKTYSALMVALGRKRDVETVMSLLSEMEALGLKPNVYTFTICIRALGQTGKIDEAYGLLHRMEEEGCRPDVVTYTVLIEVLCEAGRLEKARELFVRMKSSDQRPDRVTYITLLDKFGDAGDLASLWEFWKEMQADGYDADVVVYTTIINALCKEGKIDEAAEFLDAMGRKNICPNQHTYNTFIGGLLRVNRLQEAQELFNKMDDHGPKPTAYTYILFIDYYSKTGEIEKALQTFENMKRKGVVPDIIACNACLYGLAESGRLAEAKDVFYELRATGLTPDAITYNMMIKCYNKAGKADEAIKMFSEMIARGCDPDAITVNSLIDTLYKAGREDEAWRMFQSMKAMNLEPTVVTYNTLLAGLGNEGKVQEAMELFREMGSHGCPPNTITYNTLLDCLCKNGDVCVALNLLNEMEQKSCTPDLLSYNTIMHGLVTDDRIDEALLLFHHMSKLFAPDFITLCTLLPAIVKSNLLEDALQITQQYTLLPDAQADRSSWEALMEGILKEAGLEQSFEFAERIATSGVCWKDFLLFPLIKFLCKQKEALSAYELFKKFKKHGISPTVEVYNSLIDCLLEGHFTDMAQGLFEEMKNIGCTPNVFTYNSLLDAHGKSKRLKEMLGLYEEMLSRNCKANQITCNIIISGLVKSQMLDQAIEFYYDLISRDFSPTPCTYGPLIDGLLKSRRMDEAEKLFEEMVDCGCKPNCAIYNILLNGYGKAGDVEQVCQLFERMLREGIKPDVRSYTILINTLCVVGRAEDAFRYFEELVVTGLEPDLITYNFMINGLGKSQRVDKAMLLFNEMQRKGVLPDLYTYNSLILHLGQAGMVDEAGKMYKELQLRGIEPNVFTYNALIRGHSIVGETDEAFAIFKKMMSGGCNPNTGTFAQLPNQS from the coding sequence ATGCCTGACCCAGAGCAGGCTCTTGATTTCTTCGAAACCATTGCAAAGCAATCAAAGATCATACACACAACTGAATCCTTCAACTACATGCTTGAATTCTTGAGGAAACATGGTAGAGTTGGAGACATGGTTCATGTGTTTGATTTAATGCAGAAGCAGATTGTGAAGAGGAGTGCTGCCACCTTCTTGACGATTTTTAAAGGCCTCGGTGTTCAGGGAGGCCTGCGAAGTGCTCCTTTTGCTCTTTCAAGAATGAGCAAAGAGGGCTTTGTGTTGAATGCGTTCTCGTACAATGGTTTGATACATTTCCTATTGCAGTCTGGTTTTGCCCGAGAGGCCTTGGAGGTTTACAAGAGAATGGTGTCAGAAGGGATTACGCCTAGTTTGAAGACCTACTCAGCTCTCATGGTGGCACTGGGGAGGAAGAGGGATGTTGAAACTGTGATGAGTCTCTTGAGTGAGATGGAGGCGTTGGGGTTGAAGCCAAATGTTTATACCTTCACCATTTGCATTAGGGCGCTTGGGCAGACTGGGAAGATCGATGAAGCTTATGGACTTTTGCATAGAATGGAGGAAGAAGGGTGCCGGCCGGATGTGGTTACCTATACGGTACTTATAGAAGTTCTTTGCGAAGCTGGGAGGCTTGAGAAGGCCAGGGAATTGTTTGTGAGGATGAAGTCTAGTGATCAGAGGCCAGACAGGGTGACTTATATTACATTGTTGGACAAGTTTGGTGATGCTGGAGATTTGGCATCTTTGTGGGAGTTTTGGAAGGAGATGCAAGCAGATGGTTACGATGCAGATGTTGTTGTTTATACAACCATCATAAATGCTTTGTGCAAAGAAGGGAAAATTGATGAAGCAGCCGAATTCTTGGATGCGATGGGCAGAAAGAATATATGTCCAAATCAGCACACTTACAACACATTCATTGGTGGTCTTCTCAGAGTAAATAGACTCCAAGAAGCTCAAGAGCTTTTCAACAAAATGGATGACCATGGTCCAAAACCCACTGCTTATACTTACATCCTTTTCATTGACTACTACAGTAAGACCGGAGAAATTGAGAAAGCCCTTCAGACATTTGAGAATATGAAGAGAAAGGGGGTTGTTCCTGATATTATTGCTTGTAATGCATGTTTGTATGGTCTTGCCGAGTCAGGCAGGCTTGCAGAGGCAAAAGATGTCTTCTATGAACTGAGAGCTACTGGCCTTACTCCAGATGCTATCACCTATAATATGATGATCAAATGCTATAACAAGGCTGGGAAGGCTGATGAAGCTATCAAGATGTTCTCTGAAATGATAGCACGTGGATGTGATCCGGATGCAATTACTGTCAACTCTTTGATTGACACACTCTACAAAGCAGGTAGGGAGGATGAAGCTTGGCGTATGTTTCAAAGTATGAAGGCAATGAATCTTGAGCCCACTGTTGTGACATACAACACACTCTTGGCTGGTTTAGGAAACGAAGGTAAAGTTCAAGAGGCGATGGAGTTGTTTCGTGAAATGGGTAGTCATGGTTGCCCTCCAAATACCATTACATACAACACACTCTTGGATTGTCTATGCAAAAATGGTGATGTTTGTGTGGCATTAAACTTGCTCAATGAGATGGAACAAAAGAGTTGCACCCCTGATCTTCTATCATACAACACTATCATGCATGGTTTAGTTACAGATGATAGAATAGATGAAGCATTGTTGCTCTTTCATCATATGAGCAAACTTTTTGCGCCTGATTTCATAACTTTGTGCACTCTGCTCCCCGCTATTGTGAAAAGCAATCTTCTGGAGGATGCTTTGCAGATCACTCAACAGTATACTCTCTTGCCTGATGCCCAAGCAGATAGGTCTTCTTGGGAAGCTCTCATGGAGGGGATCTTGAAGGAAGCCGGACTTGAACAGTCATTTGAATTTGCTGAGAGAATTGCCACCAGTGGTGTTTGCTGGAAGGACTTCTTATTGTTCCCTCTCATTAAGTTTCTTTGCAAGCAGAAGGAAGCTCTTAGTGCTTATGAACTATTCAAGAAGTTCAAGAAACATGGAATTTCACCAACAGTGGAAGTATACAACTCTCTTATTGACTGTCTTCTTGAAGGGCACTTCACTGATATGGCTCAAGGACTTTTTGAGGAGATGAAAAATATAGGCTGCACTCCTAATGTCTTTACCTACAATTCACTCTTAGATGCTCATGGCAAGTCTAAGAGACTGAAAGAAATGCTAGGGCTGTATGAAGAGATGCTCTCTAGGAATTGCAAAGCAAACCAGATAACGTGCAACATTATCATATCTGGCCTTGTGAAGTCCCAAATGTTAGATCAGGCTATTGAGTTCTATTATGATCTAATAAGCAGAGATTTCTCCCCTACTCCTTGTACTTACGGACCTCTTATTGATGGCCTCTTGAAATCAAGAAGAATGGATGAAGCAGAAAAACTTTTTGAAGAGATGGTGGATTGCGGATGTAAACCAAACTGTGCCATCTACAATATTCTTCTAAATGGTTATGGGAAAGCTGGTGACGTGGAACAGGTTTGTCAATTGTTTGAAAGGATGCTTAGGGAGGGGATCAAACCGGATGTGAGGTCTTATACTATTCTTATAAATACTCTTTGCGTTGTCGGCCGAGCAGAAGATGCTTTTCGCTATTTTGAGGAATTGGTTGTGACTGGACTAGAACCTGACTTGATcacatataattttatgataaatGGCCTTGGGAAATCTCAGAGAGTAGATAAAGCTATGTTGCTCTTTAATGAAATGCAAAGAAAAGGAGTTTTACCTGACTTGTATACTTATAATTCACTGATTCTCCACCTTGGGCAAGCGGGGATGGTTGACGAGGCTGGGAAGATGTATAAAGAACTCCAACTTAGAGGTATTGAGCCAAATGTTTTTACTTATAATGCATTGATTCGCGGTCACAGCATTGTGGGTGAGACTGATGAAGCTTTTGCTATTTTTAAGAAGATGATGTCTGGGGGATGCAACCCCAATACAGGAACATTCGCACAGCTTCCTAATCAATCATGA
- the LOC120253854 gene encoding uncharacterized protein LOC120253854 gives MKKVRKVGMEVSPPFAAAAASHGGMEARARNKYHGLLLDYEDLLKEIEAKKNRLQKAQEKKLRLSAEVKFLRRKYKRLSTNSSYRLKKQSQKSLPNAALQAEVQSKDRKYRVMEAPNISAVLDLNQAFLPNGEEMEELQMEQEHPKAIANELKLSICRDVGTSGNRVGKRKISWQDQVALRV, from the exons ATGAAGAAGGTGAGGAAGGTTGGGATGGAGGTTTCTCCTCcatttgctgctgctgctgcttccCATGGTGGTATGGAGGCAAGAGCAAGGAACAAGTACCATGGACTCTTGCTGGATTATGAGGATTTGCTAAAG GAGATTGAAGCAAAGAAGAACAGATTACAGAAAGCACAGGAAAAGAAACTCAGGCTCTCTGCTGAAGTCAA ATTTTTGCGGAGAAAGTACAAGAGATTATCAACAAACTCATCATATAGACTGAAGAAACAGTCTCAAAAATCCTTGCCTAATGCGGCACTTCAAGCTGAAGTTCAGTCAAAAGATCGGAAATACCGAGTTATGGAAGCTCCAAACATTTCTGCAGTTCTAGATTTAAACCAGGCTTTCCTCCCG AATGGGGAAGAAATGGAGGAGCTTCAGATGGAACAAGAGCACCCAAAGGCGATTGCCAATGAGCTGAAACTTTCCATCTGCAGAGATGTAGGAACTAGCGGAAATCGTGTTGGTAAAAGGAAAATTTCTTGGCAAGATCAAGTAGCTTTGAGGGTTTGA
- the LOC120253853 gene encoding chaperone protein dnaJ 8, chloroplastic-like has translation MYILDQILKKGTPHLLLLLLMAAAVGLMLGSVVSSSSSSTSSSSSSSSSSNWSVRRRGNSKRTSVLVRCVASGSHSSEYKTLRIQPGASEMEVKKAFRQLALQYHPDVCKGSNCGVQFHRINEAYDIVMKSLRETEEEEEAEQNSWCHEDDDQMRGMYDSSWDLWEEWMGWEGAGILDYTSHINPYV, from the exons atgtatatacttgaccAAATCCTAAAGAAAGGCACTCCtcatctacttcttcttctcttaATGGCAGCTGCAGTGGGATTAATGCTTGGTTCCGTggtctcttcttcatcttcttctacttcttcatcatcatcttcttcttcttcttcaaattggTCTGTGAGGAGAAGGGGAAATTCAAAGAGGACAAGTGTTTTGGTACGTTGTGTTGCTTCTGGGAGCCATAGCAGTGAGTATAAGACTCTGAGAATTCAACCAGGTGCTTCAGAGATGGAGGTCAAGAAAGCCTTTCGCCAGCTTGCCTTGCAG TATCATCCAGATGTGTGCAAAGGGAGCAACTGTGGAGTTCAGTTTCACAGAATAAATGAAGCTTATGAT ATTGTGATGAAGAGTTTGAGGGagacagaagaagaagaggaagcagAACAGAACTCATGGTGTcatgaagatgatgatcaaaTGAGAGGGATGTATGACTCCAGTTGGGATTTGTGGGAAGAGTGGATGGGATGGGAAGGTGCTGGCATTCTGGACTACACTTCTCATATCAACCCTTAcgtttaa
- the LOC120253850 gene encoding hydroxycinnamoyltransferase-like, which yields MVIITIRESTMVQPARETPRRRLWNANVDLVVPRFHTPSVYFYRPDGSGDYFDAGKMKAALADALVPFYPMAGRLGRDEDGRIEIDCQGQGVLFVDAETESRIDDFGDFAPTMELKKLIPAVDYSGDISSFPLLVLQVTHFKCGGASLGVGMQHHAADGASGLHFINSWSDVARGLGISIPPFIDRTLLRSRDPPTPSFPHIEYQPAPSMMSPPPHPVSSPPPNPPPKTQLPSTTDTAVNIFKITREQLDLLKSKSPPGTRFSSYSLLAGHVWRCVCIARDLPGDQPTKMYIATDGRSRLCPPLPQGYFGNVIFTATPITNAGDLMDGGIITAAKKINDSLARMDDQYLRSALDYLEIQPDLAALVRGAHTFRCPNIGLTSWVRLPIHDADFGWGRPIFMGPGGIAYEGLAFVMPSPTDDGSMSLAISLQPAHMLRFQKLIYEF from the exons ATGGTGATTATCACGATTAGAGAGTCAACGATGGTGCAGCCGGCGAGAGAGACGCCGAGGCGGAGGCTATGGAACGCCAACGTGGATCTGGTGGTGCCGCGATTCCACACACCCAGCGTCTATTTCTACCGGCCGGATGGATCTGGGGACTACTTCGATGCGGGGAAAATGAAAGCGGCGTTGGCGGATGCGCTGGTTCCCTTCTATCCGATGGCCGGGAGATTAGGGCGTGATGAGGATGGACGGATCGAGATCGATTGCCAGGGCCAGGGAGTGCTTTTCGTTGATGCCGAGACGGAATCGAGGATCGATGATTTTGGGGATTTCGCCCCGACCATGGAGCTGAAGAAGCTGATCCCCGCCGTGGATTACTCCGGCGATATCTCCTCCTTCCCCCTTCTCGTCTTGCAg GTGACGCACTTCAAGTGTGGTGGAGCCTCTTTGGGGGTGGGCATGCAGCACCACGCAGCTGATGGCGCGTCTGGGCTCCACTTCATCAACTCATGGTCCGACGTGGCACGCGGCCTCGGGATCAGCATTCCGCCCTTCATCGACCGCACCCTCCTCCGATCACGAGACCCACCTACACCCTCTTTCCCCCACATCGAGTACCAGCCGGCACCCTCCATGATGTCACCGCCTCCACACCCGGTATCCTCACCTCCGCCAAACCCACCGCCCAAAACCCAACTCCCATCCACCACAGACACCGCGGTGAACATCTTTAAAATCACCCGCGAACAACTCGACCTCCTAAAGTCAAAGTCACCCCCGGGCACACGCTTCAGCTCCTACTCCCTCCTCGCCGGACACGTGTGGCGTTGCGTGTGCATCGCACGTGACCTCCCCGGTGACCAACCCACCAAGATGTACATCGCCACCGACGGCCGTTCCCGTCTCTGTCCACCACTCCCACAAGGCTACTTCGGCAACGTCATCTTCACGGCGACACCTATAACCAACGCCGGTGATCTCATGGATGGTGGTATAATCACCGCAGCCAAGAAGATCAATGATTCCTTAGCTCGAATGGACGACCAGTATCTAAGATCAGCATTGGATTACCTGGAAATACAGCCGGACTTGGCGGCGCTGGTGAGGGGTGCGCATACCTTTCGGTGTCCGAACATTGGGTTGACTAGTTGGGTGAGGTTACCGATACACGACGCTGACTTCGGGTGGGGCCGGCCAATCTTTATGGGTCCTGGTGGGATCGCCTATGAAGGGTTGGCGTTTGTGATGCCGAGCCCAACTGACGATGGGAGCATGTCTTTGGCCATCTCTCTCCAGCCTGCACACATGCTGAGGTTTCAGAAGCTTATTTATGAGTTTTAG